Proteins encoded together in one Prosthecobacter fusiformis window:
- a CDS encoding PQQ-binding-like beta-propeller repeat protein, whose translation MNPTSPADIVCEFGPFPGNAKVHGVTYDGEVVWWASDNKLNALDPASGEIVRFLEVPAHSGTAYDGKHLYQISEGRIQKINPETGDILTTIPAPTADDNTGLAWGEGSLWIGQRDGRKIHQLDPQTGAILRTIPSNRVVTGVTWVDGDLWHGTWEDDSELRRIDPHSGEVLESLAMPPGIGVSGLESDGKDRFFCGGGSAGKLRVVRRPKRRTHAGGGA comes from the coding sequence ATGAACCCAACATCCCCAGCCGATATTGTTTGCGAATTTGGTCCTTTTCCGGGCAACGCCAAAGTTCACGGAGTCACCTACGATGGCGAGGTTGTCTGGTGGGCCTCGGACAATAAACTCAATGCGCTCGATCCTGCTAGTGGTGAGATCGTCCGTTTCCTGGAGGTGCCCGCCCATTCTGGGACTGCCTATGACGGCAAACATCTCTACCAGATCTCCGAGGGCCGCATTCAGAAGATCAATCCTGAAACTGGCGATATCCTCACCACCATCCCTGCCCCTACTGCCGATGACAACACTGGCCTCGCCTGGGGTGAAGGCAGCCTCTGGATTGGCCAGCGTGATGGCCGCAAAATTCATCAGCTTGATCCTCAAACCGGAGCCATCCTCCGCACCATTCCCTCCAACCGTGTCGTCACGGGTGTGACCTGGGTGGATGGCGATCTCTGGCACGGCACCTGGGAAGATGATAGCGAGTTGCGCCGCATCGACCCTCACTCCGGCGAGGTTTTAGAAAGCCTCGCCATGCCTCCTGGCATCGGCGTTTCCGGCCTCGAATCCGATGGTAAAGATCGCTTCTTTTGCGGCGGTGGCAGCGCCGGAAAGTTGAGGGTGGTGCGCAGGCCCAAGCGCCGGACTCATGCAGGTGGTGGTGCTTAA
- a CDS encoding DUF899 domain-containing protein — MTAHRIGTHEEWLTERMELLKAEKELTRKSDELAQRRQQLPWVPVAKDYPFMTEAGEARLEDLFQGRSQLLVYHFMYGPDYTAGCPSCSSIADGFNGICVHLANHDVMLTAVSLAPLEKLLAFRKRMDWTFPWASSMGGDFNSDFCASYTEAQQREGLDYNFTREPQQQWRAGEPGGGEGAEFEFATLCGVNTPTYLRQRPGMSAFIQKDGTVYHTYSTYSRGVDGLWGMYPWLDRAPLGRNEEGGVWWRHHDQYGPAIPNTTSCCQPAAHR, encoded by the coding sequence ATGACCGCACACCGAATCGGAACCCATGAAGAATGGCTCACAGAACGCATGGAACTGCTGAAAGCAGAAAAGGAACTCACTCGGAAAAGTGACGAGCTGGCCCAGCGCCGCCAACAGTTGCCATGGGTGCCAGTCGCCAAAGATTACCCCTTCATGACCGAAGCTGGCGAGGCCCGGCTGGAGGACCTATTTCAGGGCCGTTCCCAGCTACTGGTTTATCATTTTATGTATGGACCGGACTACACGGCAGGCTGTCCCTCCTGCTCGTCCATTGCGGATGGGTTTAACGGCATTTGTGTTCACCTGGCCAATCACGATGTCATGCTGACAGCAGTGTCACTGGCACCCCTGGAAAAACTCCTGGCCTTCAGGAAGCGCATGGATTGGACCTTTCCTTGGGCTTCATCCATGGGCGGCGATTTCAACTCCGATTTTTGCGCCTCCTATACCGAAGCTCAGCAGCGTGAGGGGCTCGACTATAATTTTACCCGGGAGCCGCAGCAGCAATGGCGTGCTGGTGAACCGGGTGGAGGCGAAGGGGCTGAATTCGAATTTGCCACTCTCTGCGGTGTCAATACACCGACCTATCTTCGGCAGAGACCAGGGATGAGTGCATTCATCCAGAAAGACGGCACAGTCTATCACACTTACTCCACCTACTCGCGGGGTGTGGACGGTCTGTGGGGCATGTATCCCTGGCTGGATCGGGCTCCGCTAGGTCGCAATGAAGAGGGCGGGGTCTGGTGGCGTCACCATGATCAATATGGTCCCGCGATTCCCAACACAACGTCCTGCTGCCAACCCGCCGCACATAGATGA
- a CDS encoding c-type cytochrome, whose amino-acid sequence MKKPLKILAILVAVVILLGAASALFVVNFLPAIPVQQELRVEATSERIARGKYLAHNVAVCMDCHSSRDWALFSGPLKPGTLGMGGERFDETMNFPGAFIAPNITPHALKDWSDGELYRAIASGVSKDGHPLFPIMPYPAYRKMATEDIYSIMAYIRSLPAVENSTTPSKAAPPVNIIMHLMPRPAAPVTLPAPSDAVAYGGYLANAAGCTECHTKMVQGKPAGEPYAGGFEFAMPSGTVRSPNITPHATTGIGAWTKQMFVERFKAYDPATFTPPPVDASKGEMQTVMPWTMYSGMTKEDLGALYEYLKTLPAIENQVERWTAAKK is encoded by the coding sequence ATGAAAAAGCCGCTTAAAATCCTGGCCATCCTCGTCGCCGTTGTTATTCTTCTCGGTGCAGCAAGCGCATTGTTTGTGGTCAATTTCTTGCCTGCCATCCCTGTTCAGCAGGAGCTGAGGGTCGAGGCGACATCCGAGCGCATCGCGCGCGGGAAGTATTTAGCCCACAATGTGGCTGTATGCATGGATTGTCATAGCAGCCGGGACTGGGCGCTGTTTTCCGGCCCGCTGAAGCCAGGTACTCTCGGCATGGGCGGCGAACGCTTTGACGAGACGATGAATTTTCCCGGGGCCTTCATCGCCCCGAATATCACCCCTCATGCTTTGAAGGACTGGAGCGACGGGGAACTTTATCGCGCCATCGCCAGCGGCGTCAGCAAGGACGGCCATCCGTTATTCCCCATCATGCCTTATCCGGCTTATCGGAAAATGGCGACGGAGGACATCTACAGCATCATGGCTTATATCCGCAGTCTGCCTGCGGTGGAAAACAGCACGACTCCTTCCAAAGCGGCTCCGCCGGTAAATATCATCATGCACCTGATGCCGAGGCCTGCAGCACCCGTCACCCTACCCGCACCCTCTGACGCGGTAGCCTATGGCGGTTATCTGGCCAACGCCGCAGGCTGCACCGAATGCCACACCAAAATGGTCCAGGGAAAGCCTGCAGGGGAACCTTATGCGGGTGGATTCGAATTTGCCATGCCCAGCGGTACCGTCCGCTCTCCCAATATCACCCCTCACGCGACCACGGGCATTGGTGCCTGGACGAAGCAGATGTTTGTGGAACGCTTCAAGGCTTATGACCCTGCTACATTCACCCCCCCACCGGTGGATGCCAGCAAGGGCGAAATGCAGACCGTCATGCCCTGGACCATGTATTCAGGCATGACCAAGGAGGACCTGGGTGCCCTCTACGAATACCTCAAAACCCTTCCCGCAATCGAAAACCAAGTGGAACGCTGGACCGCAGCAAAGAAATAA
- a CDS encoding aminoglycoside phosphotransferase family protein, translating into MSHLTLPIRAATETAQAHGITPDRCDILQDGSTLVLRLTETLVARVVQDVDGPRQGTEWFARENAMALHLTQHGAPIIPLHPALPPGPHQHLGYPINYWLYVTAVPAPPEPKGVGRTLWQCHDLLRSFPAVLPKLAILTESLALLDTLAQRQLLPAATLDLLRRHLTESTAILDTFPHQPLHGDAHLGNLMNTTIGLLWTDWEDTFSGPVEWDLASVIWNARILEEDHETVNQILNAYLEAGGSYNEQALHQCLVARAAVMSAWYPILYPNPNAERKAKLQFRLDWLSAIDS; encoded by the coding sequence ATGTCACATCTTACGCTCCCCATCCGCGCCGCCACGGAAACCGCCCAGGCTCATGGCATCACACCGGACCGCTGCGATATTCTTCAAGACGGAAGCACCCTGGTGCTCCGGCTGACGGAGACCCTCGTCGCCCGAGTGGTACAGGATGTGGACGGGCCACGGCAGGGCACGGAATGGTTTGCGCGAGAAAATGCGATGGCTCTCCATCTCACGCAACATGGAGCACCCATCATTCCGCTTCATCCAGCTCTGCCTCCAGGACCGCATCAGCACCTGGGGTATCCAATTAACTATTGGTTATACGTTACTGCGGTCCCGGCTCCACCCGAGCCGAAGGGTGTAGGCAGAACCCTGTGGCAGTGCCATGATCTTTTGCGGAGCTTCCCGGCAGTTCTGCCAAAGCTGGCCATCCTCACAGAAAGCCTGGCTCTGCTGGACACTCTGGCACAGCGCCAGCTATTGCCTGCTGCCACGCTTGATTTGCTGCGCCGGCATTTGACGGAATCCACTGCCATTCTGGACACTTTCCCGCATCAGCCGCTTCATGGAGATGCCCACCTTGGGAATCTCATGAACACCACAATTGGCCTTTTATGGACAGACTGGGAGGATACCTTTTCTGGGCCTGTCGAATGGGATCTCGCCTCTGTCATCTGGAACGCCCGGATTTTGGAAGAAGACCACGAAACGGTGAACCAGATCCTCAACGCTTACCTTGAAGCGGGTGGCAGCTACAACGAGCAAGCCCTTCATCAATGCCTCGTCGCGAGAGCAGCCGTCATGTCTGCCTGGTATCCCATCCTATATCCAAATCCAAATGCGGAGCGTAAAGCAAAACTGCAGTTCCGTCTAGACTGGCTCTCGGCCATCGACTCTTGA
- a CDS encoding LysR substrate-binding domain-containing protein, which yields MDLQSLEHFVALARAKNFTRAAADLNLSQSALSRAIQKLEDQLGQSLFERKPREVVLTDFGELLLERARKILKLVEDTFSELDEAGRRGRVRLGTIPTIAPYFLPNFLSSFAEKYPDISVIVQEDTTETLIKNCNQGDIDLAIVALPIIAKALEIEPLFSEELLLVLPAGHALATQDPLLVEAVDGYPFVMLNEAHCLSENISSFCRRQSVQPVTIERTSQLTTVQELVALDHGVSIVPEMARRLDLSDRRVYRSFSGEKPFRTVAMMWNSYRYQGKAVKALMEHVRLQSAHSSVH from the coding sequence CTGGATCTGCAATCGCTCGAACATTTCGTCGCCCTGGCCCGAGCCAAAAACTTCACGCGTGCGGCGGCGGACTTAAATCTCTCTCAATCGGCTCTTAGCCGGGCCATTCAAAAGCTCGAAGACCAGCTTGGCCAGTCCTTGTTTGAGCGCAAACCGCGCGAGGTCGTATTGACTGACTTTGGCGAGCTCCTCCTTGAGCGTGCCAGGAAAATCCTAAAGCTGGTCGAGGACACCTTTTCGGAGCTGGATGAAGCTGGCCGCCGAGGCCGCGTCCGCCTGGGGACGATACCCACCATCGCACCTTATTTTCTGCCGAATTTTCTCAGCAGCTTCGCCGAAAAATATCCCGATATCTCCGTGATCGTTCAGGAAGACACGACGGAGACTCTCATTAAAAACTGCAATCAGGGGGACATTGATCTGGCGATCGTCGCGCTGCCCATCATTGCAAAGGCTTTGGAGATCGAGCCGCTATTCTCTGAAGAATTGCTCCTCGTTCTGCCCGCTGGACATGCCTTGGCCACCCAAGATCCCCTCTTGGTTGAGGCCGTGGACGGGTATCCTTTTGTCATGTTAAATGAGGCGCATTGCCTCTCGGAAAACATTTCCTCCTTCTGCAGGCGGCAGTCGGTTCAACCCGTCACCATCGAGCGCACCAGCCAGCTCACAACCGTTCAAGAACTCGTGGCGCTGGACCATGGTGTCTCCATCGTCCCGGAGATGGCGCGCAGGCTCGACCTCAGTGATAGGCGCGTCTATCGCTCCTTCTCCGGAGAAAAACCTTTTCGCACCGTGGCAATGATGTGGAACTCTTATCGCTACCAAGGGAAAGCCGTCAAAGCCCTGATGGAGCATGTGCGTCTGCAATCCGCTCATTCTTCGGTGCATTAA
- a CDS encoding dihydroorotase (catalyzes the formation of N-carbamoyl-L-aspartate from (S)-dihydroorotate in pyrimidine biosynthesis) produces MTLDLPRWFDLHTHFRQGPATAAYIQAHHDMGCAGALAMPNTQPPVSKVSGAAQADGWSIESYSAELRAAGADAFEQLIVPLYLTRQTTAEMIREGAATGLLRACKYYPPHGTTNSEHGMPMDDLIGGEVFGAMEEHGIILCIHGEQHALSGPDYIDAQQNAETRFYSERMPRLLAAHPKLRIVCEHITTRTAAEFVAAAPEHVGATITPQHLLYTLGHLIQGLKYHLYCLPIVKFQDDRTALRQQVTKAGQTKFFAGTDSAPHTTKATACGCAAGCFTGGCAPQLYAMAFEEAGADLGSSDGQTLFERFLSLNGPAYYGFPASSKRFRMEKTASQTPVLETPAGPVMPLPAGMGLELTWRILA; encoded by the coding sequence ATGACACTTGATCTGCCCAGATGGTTTGACCTCCACACTCACTTCCGCCAAGGACCTGCCACGGCGGCTTATATCCAGGCTCATCATGACATGGGATGCGCAGGAGCACTGGCGATGCCGAATACCCAGCCGCCTGTTTCCAAAGTGTCCGGTGCGGCGCAGGCGGATGGCTGGTCCATCGAAAGCTATTCTGCCGAGTTGCGTGCAGCGGGAGCGGATGCGTTTGAGCAGCTCATCGTCCCTCTTTACCTGACCCGTCAGACCACGGCGGAAATGATTCGCGAAGGGGCTGCCACAGGCCTGCTGCGTGCTTGCAAATATTATCCGCCTCACGGCACGACCAACTCCGAACATGGTATGCCGATGGATGACCTCATCGGAGGTGAGGTTTTCGGGGCCATGGAGGAGCATGGCATTATCCTCTGCATTCATGGTGAGCAGCACGCGCTGAGCGGACCAGACTACATTGATGCGCAGCAGAATGCTGAGACACGCTTCTATTCCGAGCGGATGCCGCGCCTGCTAGCAGCACATCCGAAACTGCGCATCGTCTGTGAGCACATCACCACACGCACGGCTGCAGAGTTCGTCGCGGCCGCACCGGAGCATGTGGGTGCGACCATCACGCCCCAGCATCTGCTTTACACCTTGGGGCATTTGATTCAGGGGCTGAAGTATCACCTTTACTGCCTTCCTATCGTCAAGTTTCAGGATGACCGCACAGCTTTACGCCAGCAGGTCACCAAGGCCGGGCAGACCAAGTTTTTCGCAGGAACCGACAGCGCTCCCCACACGACCAAAGCCACCGCCTGTGGCTGTGCAGCAGGCTGCTTCACCGGGGGTTGCGCACCCCAGCTCTATGCAATGGCTTTTGAAGAAGCAGGTGCCGATCTGGGCAGCTCCGATGGACAAACACTCTTTGAGCGTTTCCTGAGTCTTAACGGACCTGCCTATTACGGCTTCCCTGCATCATCAAAGAGGTTCCGGATGGAAAAGACAGCCTCACAGACACCGGTCCTGGAGACACCCGCCGGACCCGTCATGCCTCTGCCCGCAGGCATGGGTCTGGAGCTGACTTGGCGGATTTTGGCCTGA
- a CDS encoding FAD-dependent oxidoreductase, with protein sequence MIRRYLLTCLLSFFTALSAFADAPQEHSADIIVYGDSPSAIMAAIEVADGGQKVLLVSPVQHLGGIIAEGLGNQDVDKRAGNGEPVGGLAREFFVRIARAHDPRATEPRYRFRSSIAEKVMDDWLAEKKIPVLRSKRISEAPGAVVKEDGRITSFLCEDGTRISGKVFIDGTVEGDLMAFSGVSYAWGREGNAKYGETVGGVINPTLEQQFRVKVDPYKTPGDPSSGTIVGVQNEEVGEHGAPDKSAMGFCFRLPLTKDDSNKIAITAPEGYQSSDYEIYRRFLAAGGMNDWLNGPGSPSTDPKKRLVDLGSWHELSANFYGRNHGYPNGSYSARKAIYDEHRRYTQGLIYFLSTDASVPEKIRQEWSQWGLCADEFTDNGGWPRMLYLRSTRRMVSDYVITEADVLARPRESATGGTLQPTPPVDDPIGICWWFVDLHAARTVIRDGHIYNEGAFINYQNYAPFGIPYRAIVPKRSECTNLLVPSALSASYAGYGAIRLEWTFMVLGQSAGAAAVMALEKDCAVQDVPYPQLQQKLLERGQKIVPPLAE encoded by the coding sequence ATGATCCGTCGCTACTTGCTCACTTGTTTACTCAGCTTCTTCACGGCCCTGTCTGCATTCGCAGATGCGCCCCAAGAGCACTCGGCGGACATCATTGTCTACGGGGACTCGCCTTCGGCGATCATGGCGGCGATTGAGGTGGCGGATGGCGGGCAGAAGGTGCTTTTGGTTTCCCCGGTGCAGCATTTAGGCGGGATCATCGCGGAGGGGCTGGGCAATCAGGATGTGGACAAACGGGCGGGAAATGGAGAGCCCGTCGGAGGACTCGCACGAGAGTTCTTTGTCCGCATCGCCCGCGCCCACGATCCCAGGGCGACGGAACCCCGATACAGATTTCGATCCTCCATCGCGGAAAAAGTGATGGATGATTGGCTGGCGGAGAAAAAGATCCCCGTGCTGCGCAGCAAGCGCATTTCAGAAGCGCCGGGTGCTGTGGTGAAAGAGGATGGCCGCATCACCAGCTTTCTTTGTGAGGATGGCACACGCATCAGCGGCAAGGTCTTCATTGATGGCACCGTCGAGGGCGATCTTATGGCATTTTCCGGCGTCAGTTATGCATGGGGCCGGGAGGGCAATGCCAAATATGGGGAGACCGTGGGCGGGGTCATCAATCCTACGCTGGAGCAGCAGTTTCGAGTCAAGGTGGATCCGTACAAAACGCCTGGCGATCCTTCCTCCGGCACCATCGTCGGGGTGCAGAATGAGGAAGTGGGTGAACATGGTGCACCTGACAAAAGCGCGATGGGTTTCTGCTTCCGGCTGCCCCTAACCAAAGATGATTCAAATAAAATCGCCATTACCGCCCCGGAAGGCTACCAGTCCTCCGACTATGAGATCTACCGTCGTTTCCTAGCGGCTGGCGGCATGAACGACTGGCTGAATGGCCCTGGAAGTCCGAGCACCGATCCCAAAAAACGCCTCGTTGACCTGGGTAGCTGGCACGAGCTCTCCGCCAATTTTTATGGCCGCAACCATGGCTACCCGAATGGCAGCTACAGCGCGCGCAAGGCCATCTATGACGAGCATCGGCGGTACACGCAGGGGCTCATTTATTTCCTCTCCACCGATGCCTCCGTGCCTGAAAAGATCCGTCAGGAATGGTCGCAGTGGGGGCTGTGTGCGGATGAGTTCACCGACAATGGCGGCTGGCCCCGCATGCTTTACCTGCGCAGCACCCGCCGCATGGTTTCCGATTACGTCATCACCGAGGCCGACGTGCTCGCCCGTCCGCGAGAAAGTGCCACTGGTGGCACTCTACAGCCTACTCCGCCTGTGGACGACCCCATTGGCATCTGCTGGTGGTTTGTGGATCTCCATGCCGCCCGCACCGTCATTCGCGATGGTCATATCTATAATGAAGGTGCCTTCATCAATTACCAAAACTACGCCCCTTTTGGCATCCCCTATCGCGCCATCGTTCCGAAGCGCAGCGAGTGCACCAATCTCCTGGTCCCCTCCGCCCTCTCCGCTTCATACGCAGGTTACGGTGCCATCCGCTTGGAATGGACCTTCATGGTTCTGGGTCAATCGGCAGGTGCTGCTGCGGTTATGGCTTTGGAAAAGGATTGCGCGGTCCAGGACGTCCCCTATCCGCAACTTCAGCAAAAGCTCCTTGAGCGAGGCCAAAAGATTGTTCCTCCGCTGGCCGAATAG
- the katG gene encoding catalase/peroxidase HPI: protein MASAQDGTAPTVTDKPEEAVGKCPVMGTPAGPMRHTAAGGMTNSDWWPEQLNLKILHQNSPKGNPMGGEFDYAKEFQKLDLEALRKDLRELMTSSQKWWPADYGNYGPFFIRMAWHSAGTYRLSDGRGGAGYGTQRFAPLNSWPDNANLDKARRLLWPIKQKYGNKISWADLMVLTGNVALETMGFKTFGFGGGREDVWEPQEDIYWGPESEWLGDKRYSGDRELEKPLAAVQMGLIYVNPEGPNGNPDPLAAAKDIRTTFGNMAMNDEETVALIAGGHTFGKAHGAAKPDGNVGPEPEGAPLEEQGLGWKNKHGKGNAEDTITSGLEGAWTPTPAAWSHGYFTNLFAFEWEKTKSPAGATQWIPKGGAGKDMVPDAHNPAKRHVPIMFTTDIALREDPAYAKISKRFLDNPDQFAEAFAKAWFKLTHRDMGPAERYLGPLVPKEKLLWQDPVPSVDHELIVEQDIAALKSKIRESGLTIPQLVSTAWASASTFRGSDKRGGANGARIRLAPQKDWEVNQPKQLAKVLETLEKIQKEFNDAQSGNKKVSLADLIVLGGSVGVEEAAKKAGHTVQVAFHPGRTDATQEMTDVDAFAVLEPKSDGFRNFLGHELDRPAPENLVDRAQLLKLSAPEMAVLVGGMRVLGTNVGEPNLGVLTKRRETLTNDFFVNLLAMGTDWKKSEMCEYFYEGRDQETGELKWTATAVDLVFGSNSQLRAISEVYASADAEPKFVTDFVAAWSKVMNADRFDLVK, encoded by the coding sequence ATGGCTTCAGCCCAGGACGGCACGGCTCCGACCGTAACGGACAAGCCTGAAGAAGCCGTCGGCAAATGTCCCGTCATGGGCACGCCAGCGGGTCCCATGAGACACACCGCAGCAGGAGGCATGACCAATAGCGACTGGTGGCCGGAGCAACTGAATCTCAAGATTTTGCACCAGAATTCGCCCAAAGGAAACCCGATGGGTGGTGAGTTCGATTACGCCAAGGAATTTCAGAAGCTGGACCTGGAAGCCTTGAGGAAGGACCTGCGGGAACTGATGACCAGCTCCCAAAAATGGTGGCCGGCGGACTATGGCAACTACGGTCCCTTTTTCATCCGCATGGCCTGGCACAGTGCCGGTACTTATCGTCTGAGCGATGGCCGGGGCGGTGCTGGATATGGCACTCAGCGGTTCGCCCCGCTCAATAGCTGGCCGGACAATGCTAACCTGGACAAGGCACGTCGCCTCCTTTGGCCCATCAAACAGAAATATGGCAATAAGATCTCCTGGGCCGACTTGATGGTGCTCACGGGAAATGTGGCGTTGGAAACCATGGGCTTTAAGACCTTCGGTTTCGGTGGTGGCCGTGAGGATGTTTGGGAACCGCAGGAAGACATCTACTGGGGCCCTGAAAGTGAATGGCTGGGTGACAAGCGTTACAGTGGTGACCGGGAGTTGGAAAAGCCTCTCGCTGCTGTCCAGATGGGTTTGATCTACGTCAATCCGGAAGGCCCCAATGGCAATCCTGATCCCCTGGCTGCGGCCAAGGACATCCGCACCACCTTTGGCAACATGGCCATGAACGATGAGGAGACCGTCGCCCTCATCGCCGGTGGCCACACCTTTGGCAAGGCGCACGGTGCTGCAAAGCCGGATGGAAACGTCGGCCCTGAACCTGAAGGTGCCCCGCTGGAGGAGCAGGGTCTCGGCTGGAAAAATAAGCATGGCAAAGGCAACGCCGAAGATACTATCACCAGCGGCCTGGAAGGTGCCTGGACACCCACACCTGCCGCCTGGTCCCATGGTTACTTCACCAACCTGTTCGCCTTCGAATGGGAAAAGACCAAGAGCCCGGCTGGAGCCACCCAGTGGATCCCCAAAGGCGGTGCTGGCAAGGACATGGTGCCTGATGCGCATAACCCCGCCAAGCGCCACGTGCCCATCATGTTCACCACGGACATCGCTCTGCGCGAAGACCCGGCCTATGCCAAAATCTCCAAGCGGTTCCTCGATAACCCGGACCAGTTTGCTGAGGCTTTTGCCAAAGCCTGGTTCAAGCTCACCCATCGCGACATGGGCCCAGCCGAACGCTATCTAGGCCCCCTGGTTCCCAAGGAGAAACTCCTGTGGCAGGATCCCGTTCCTTCCGTGGACCATGAACTCATTGTCGAGCAGGACATCGCTGCTCTGAAGAGCAAGATCCGCGAGTCTGGCCTCACCATCCCTCAGCTCGTCTCCACCGCCTGGGCCTCTGCGTCCACGTTCCGTGGCAGTGACAAGCGCGGCGGTGCCAATGGTGCCCGCATCCGTCTAGCCCCGCAGAAAGACTGGGAAGTCAACCAGCCGAAGCAGCTTGCCAAGGTCCTGGAGACTCTTGAAAAGATCCAGAAAGAATTCAACGACGCGCAGTCCGGTAACAAGAAGGTCTCCCTGGCGGATCTCATCGTGCTCGGCGGCAGCGTCGGCGTGGAAGAAGCTGCTAAGAAGGCTGGTCACACCGTCCAGGTAGCCTTTCACCCTGGTCGCACAGACGCCACCCAGGAAATGACCGACGTGGATGCCTTTGCCGTGCTGGAACCGAAGTCCGATGGCTTCCGCAATTTCCTCGGCCATGAGCTTGACCGCCCCGCTCCAGAAAACCTCGTGGACCGCGCCCAGTTGCTGAAGCTTTCCGCTCCAGAAATGGCCGTCCTCGTCGGTGGCATGCGTGTCCTCGGCACCAACGTTGGCGAGCCGAATCTGGGCGTGCTGACCAAGCGGCGCGAAACCCTGACCAATGACTTCTTTGTCAACCTGCTGGCCATGGGCACCGACTGGAAAAAGTCCGAAATGTGCGAGTACTTCTATGAAGGCCGTGATCAGGAAACCGGTGAGCTAAAGTGGACTGCCACTGCTGTGGACCTCGTTTTCGGTTCCAATTCCCAGCTACGAGCCATCTCCGAAGTCTATGCCAGCGCCGACGCCGAGCCGAAGTTCGTTACCGACTTCGTCGCCGCCTGGAGCAAAGTCATGAACGCAGATCGCTTTGATCTCGTGAAATAA
- a CDS encoding helix-turn-helix domain-containing protein, with product MDSLITAAASALAAGDPLRALNCVALREDAPALALRGIAMAQLGDLTQARHLLKRAARAFGPKQAVAHARCVLAQAEIAFVSRDLGWPVKALAAAQAALEQNGDAINAIHACHLQARRSLLLGQLDEAERVLRAVEPALLPPIRRAAHEMILAGIAMQRLRTAPARAALVRAQAAADLSRIPALKAEVATAAERLDAPVARHIAGGKERLIALADVEDLLASGTLVVDACRRVVRRGKVVVPLASRPVLFALARALAEAWPNDVCRTDLLRAAFQAKRVDESHRARLRVEMGRLRQLLRPLADVLATSRGFVLQPRQASAVNVLAWPVEEEYGAVLAFLADGEAWSSSALALALGISQRTVQRSLDTLAAEGKVQWFGRARARRWTTATVPGFTTIMLLPTLLSDG from the coding sequence ATGGACTCGCTCATCACTGCGGCTGCCTCTGCCCTCGCTGCGGGTGACCCCCTGCGTGCCCTGAATTGTGTGGCTCTGCGTGAAGACGCACCCGCTCTGGCACTGAGGGGCATCGCCATGGCACAATTGGGGGATCTCACTCAGGCTCGCCATCTTTTGAAGCGGGCCGCGAGAGCCTTTGGGCCGAAGCAGGCCGTGGCCCACGCCCGTTGTGTGCTCGCCCAGGCGGAGATCGCCTTTGTCTCCCGGGACCTAGGATGGCCGGTGAAAGCGCTCGCCGCAGCCCAGGCAGCTCTTGAGCAAAATGGGGATGCGATCAATGCCATCCATGCCTGCCATCTCCAGGCCAGACGCTCTCTTTTGTTAGGCCAATTAGATGAAGCAGAGCGAGTGCTGAGGGCAGTGGAGCCGGCGCTTTTGCCACCCATACGGCGCGCTGCGCATGAAATGATCCTTGCAGGCATCGCCATGCAGCGGCTGCGCACGGCTCCTGCACGTGCAGCCTTGGTCCGTGCTCAAGCCGCTGCCGATCTCTCCCGCATCCCAGCTTTAAAGGCAGAGGTAGCGACTGCTGCGGAGCGTTTGGATGCACCGGTGGCGCGGCACATTGCGGGTGGCAAAGAACGCCTCATTGCCCTGGCAGATGTGGAGGACTTATTAGCCTCAGGGACACTGGTGGTGGATGCCTGCCGTCGTGTCGTGCGTCGTGGTAAAGTGGTGGTCCCGCTGGCTTCACGTCCGGTCCTGTTTGCCCTGGCGCGCGCATTAGCAGAAGCCTGGCCTAACGATGTATGCCGAACGGATCTCCTGCGAGCCGCCTTTCAGGCAAAGCGGGTAGATGAATCCCATCGCGCACGGCTGCGGGTCGAGATGGGTCGCCTGCGTCAGTTGCTGCGGCCATTAGCCGATGTGCTGGCAACCTCACGTGGTTTTGTACTTCAACCTCGCCAAGCCTCCGCCGTGAACGTTTTAGCCTGGCCGGTGGAGGAGGAGTATGGCGCGGTGCTGGCCTTTCTTGCCGATGGTGAGGCCTGGTCCAGCTCCGCCCTCGCCTTGGCTCTCGGCATCAGCCAGAGGACGGTGCAGCGTTCTCTCGACACTCTAGCGGCTGAGGGAAAAGTACAATGGTTTGGGCGTGCGCGTGCGCGGCGTTGGACAACCGCGACAGTGCCAGGATTCACGACGATAATGTTACTCCCCACCCTGTTATCCGACGGTTAG